TAATAAAAATATTTTTGCTATAGATATAATGCGTTTATTCAACAAATTTTAAAAGCACAAATAGTTCATTTGAGCTATACACATATTTCCTTCATTATTCCTTTAAATTATATAGGATCCTATATAATTTGTAATTTTTAGCTTGCATCTTACAACGTACTGAAAACTTCCAAATGCATACTATCCTAAAATTTTATCAATCAATTCTTGTTTCGCTTTTTCATCATCACCAAACAACCATTGCAACACATTGTCTTCCCAGATTTCTCCTTTTTCTTTTTCAGAAATAATGTTTTCTTCCATGGCTAAATCCAATATTTTTCCAGGATATGAAGATTGTCTATCACTTTCCATTTCTCCTAAAGGATAAGGATCATCTAACCCCATTAAAACCTGACTTGTTCCTTGTCTTTTAAACATTAATCCTAAAGAATCTGTATCATGAACCAACGTATCAAAAAAGATATTTTTATGACCAACTGCTTTTCTAGGATGCGTTTTTCCTTCAAATAAATCTGGTCTTCCATCAAAACCTTGAATTCTTCTTCCCAAATTCATTTGTGCCAATTGACCTCCGTGTGCAAAACAAGTTCTAATGTTTTTAAAACGTTCTTGCATTCCGTTTAATGTATAAAAATGATATGCATCTCCACATTGGGCCAACATCCAAATTAAGTGAAAACGCCAATTGGTATTTTCTAATTTTATCATTTTATCGCCATCATAAGGATGAATTTCAATTGCTAATTTGTATTTGTCTGCCAATTCAAAAATCCGATCATTTTCTTCATCAAAAACACTACGCCATTGACCAATAGAATCCATAAAATGTGTTGGTAAACACAAAACTTTTAAATCTAATTCTTCTACACAACGCTTCATTTCATCTAATGCTCCATAAATAAAACCAGGATGCACAACAAAGCCACACGTAAATTTAGACGGATGTTCTCTCTGTACTTTTGCGTTAAAATCATTTTGAAAACGCAATGCTTTTTTCATTTCTTCTAAACGCAAACCGTTTCCATATAACTGAGAAAGATTCAAAACAACAGCGTGATCAATCTTGTTTTTTTCCATCCACAATAATTTCTCATCTAAGAAAAAACTAGAATCTGTTACAGGACGTTTCCATCCTTTTTGCAACATATGTTTACGTTCATCATCTACCCAAAAGATTTCTTTATCCTTCATAAACTGAGGAATTTCTTCTGGATAAGGTAATAAATGCGAATGTCCGTTTATGCGAAGTTTTCGATGCCCCTTTTCCCCAAAAGGGAGAACACTTTTG
The window above is part of the Polaribacter sp. SA4-12 genome. Proteins encoded here:
- a CDS encoding amidohydrolase family protein, giving the protein MSNSLENKSVLPFGEKGHRKLRINGHSHLLPYPEEIPQFMKDKEIFWVDDERKHMLQKGWKRPVTDSSFFLDEKLLWMEKNKIDHAVVLNLSQLYGNGLRLEEMKKALRFQNDFNAKVQREHPSKFTCGFVVHPGFIYGALDEMKRCVEELDLKVLCLPTHFMDSIGQWRSVFDEENDRIFELADKYKLAIEIHPYDGDKMIKLENTNWRFHLIWMLAQCGDAYHFYTLNGMQERFKNIRTCFAHGGQLAQMNLGRRIQGFDGRPDLFEGKTHPRKAVGHKNIFFDTLVHDTDSLGLMFKRQGTSQVLMGLDDPYPLGEMESDRQSSYPGKILDLAMEENIISEKEKGEIWEDNVLQWLFGDDEKAKQELIDKILG